CAATCATCACTCACATTCTCTATTCCATAAACCAAAGTTCATTAAATCATCTCAATCACAAACCAAAACAAGAAGAAAACcaaacactttctctctttcaagTTTCATCATCAAAGAAACAATCTTTTTCACTTCTTGAACAAACCCAAATCAACAAAATGGAGAATTTCTTTCGTCTATCTGATCCCCAAGATTTCATCTCACGTCGTTGCATTTGGGTTAATGGACCTGTGATCATAGGCGCAGGTCCATCAGGCCTAGCAACGGCGGCATGTCTTAGAGAACAAGGAGTTCCCTTCATTGTTCTCGAAAGAGCTGATTGCATAGCATCTCTATGGCAAAGAAGAACCTACGACAGATTGAAACTTCATCTCCCAAAACAATTCTGTCAACTACCTAACCTTCCATTCCCTGATGACTTCCCTGAATACCCTTCAAAGAAACAGTTCATCAACTACCTTGAAACCTATGCTAACAAGTTCGAAATCAACCCGCAATTCAACGAGTGTGTTCAATCTGCTAAGTATGATGAAACCAGTGGATTATGGAGGGTGAAAACCAATGAAGTTGAGTATATTTGTAGATGGCTTGTTGTTGCTACCGGCGAAAATGCTGAGTGTGTCACTCCTGAAATTGAAGGACTTTCTGAATTCAAAGGTGAAGTTGTTCATGCTTGTGATTACAAGTCTGGTGAAAATTTCAAAGGAAAGAAAGTTCTTGTTGTTGGTTGTGGAAATTCAGGAATGGAACTCTCTCTTGATCTTAGCAACCACCATGCTTTACCTTCAATGGTTGTTCGTAGCTCGGTAAGTTCTTGTTTTGTGTCTGGTGTCTGTGTCTGTGTCAACGTCTctggtaaaaaaaaaaagtctaacTGGTTTGTTCTGTTTTTTCGATTCACAGGTTCATGTGTTACCGCGAGAAATATTTGGAATATCGACATTCGAATTAGCAGTTATGATGTTAAAGTGGCTACCACTATGGATTGTTGACAagcttcttctgattctgacatGGTTTATTTTGGGTGACATGGAAAAGTTTGGTATCAAAAGGCCTGCAATGGGTCCTTTGGAGCTCAAGAACACAGAAGGAAAAACACCTGTTTTGAATATTGGTACCTTGGACAAAATTAGATCCGGAGACATAAAAGTTGTTCCTGGAATCAAGAAGTTCTATAAGAACGGCGAAGTCGAGCTTGTTAACGGCGAAATAATTGATGTTGATGCAGTTGTTCTGGCTACTGGTTATAGGAGCAATGTCCCTTCTTGGCTTCAGGTGAAAACTTGTTCTAGATCTGTTAAAAATGACACTATCATAGTTGACTTATATTAAATCCTTAAATATTAGTCGCTGGATTAATCTATCATCAGAAATGTTAGACTAATCCAGTGACTAAGATTTTACCAGAGGACAGAAGAACATATTTGAATTGACGCTACTTACTGAGCGACAATTCAGACATGTTCTATTTTCGATAATTATAACTAGTATTTTTTTTGTCTGTGATCGAAGGACTAATTTGGTTATGGTTATGTTAACAGGAAGGTGAATTTTTCACGAAAAACGGATATCCAAAGATGCCATTTCCACATGGATGGAAAGGAAATTCAGGACTATATGCTGTAGGGTTCACAAAGAGAGGGCTTTCTGGTGCTTCATCTGATGCTGTTAAAATTGCACAAGATATTGGAAACGTTTGGAAACATGAGACTAAACAGAAGAAGCAACGCAATACTGCTTGTCATAGACGTTGCATTTCACAATTCTGAACAACATAACAAACTCACAATCTTGCTTCTTTTTTAGTCTCAGGAATTCTTTTTTGTATACATACAAAAAGATAACAATATCTTGTAAAAAAAAACAGTACACAtacttaaaaaaaatacagataGCACACAGAAACATAGCCCAATCCTAAGACCCAAGTTTTTAATGTGGTtggttagtttttaaaaaaaaaactaaggatGATGAGGCTTTTTCATTCTCTTTTTAAACATTTCAATGTATTTCGTTTTGTTGATTCATATATGTAACGCGAACTTGAAATCTCTACGGCTCCAATATTATGATGGAGTTATAGAGGATTCAAGTTTATGTAATAAAATCCAGTGTTTGAAATTGAATTTTACTTTTGATTATTTACTCTCTTGTCactttctatgttttttttttccgaCTTTATTGTGTTTTGTagctttttctttgttttaggGAAAGAATCTTGTGTTGTTGATTAGATGGGAAAGTTTTTTACCTTGATTCACATATATAGTTAGCATGCAAGGACGAATAAACGAATATACGGTGGATGCATGTGGTGATTGCCACACTTGATGAAGAGAAAGGTAGAAAGGTTAATAACTGCTTTCTATTTTGAACCTAGAGCTTAGATTGTCATGTTTTTTTCTTCCTTTATAATTGTTTCAAGTTTGAAGTATGAAAGTGCAGTGTACAAACTAATTCAATCAATCGTAAAACAACAATAGACACTAAAATACTATTGATCGTGTTACTCTTTACTATGTTCAAGACTTTTTTTGAGGGTGTGCGACTCATATTACCGCACACCTTCTAAATTTTAAGATAGTTCTGATCACGTCTACCATCTTCAATGTATTGTCTATTATATGCGTGAAAGTTTTTACGatattttcttttgaaaaatacatTTTAGTAAATCGAAGAATGTGaggattatataaattattttaactttGATTCTCATTTCTCAAAGAGGTTTGATGTATCAGAAAACATGTCAATATGATTAGAATAGTTTTGAATATACATAAACCTCAAACATCAAACATGTTATTGTGTGTGTATAAAAATCAACAGTCAATGCTCTCAATAAAAAGATTGATTTATAAAATACTATTTATATTCCATAATAACTCATTACAATAAATCAAATTCAACTAAAAATATATTTGCCCCACATCATAAAAAGAATTTACTATATAGGGCAACTTCACCATGCCAACTCTAGTTCATGTAtgaaaaaagaaagtgaaaatgaCTTGTGGCAAATCAAGAGGTTAATATGTGATGTAACATAAATTGTTCTAACAGTGTTCCTTTCATAATAAAGACGTCtgaaactaattttattttaaaactttatttttggAATAAGAACTTGGCTCAGATGAAACTTTTTGTTTGTactaaatatttgaatttaaagtTCACTTCGGAGTAATTTTCTAATTTCTTTTCAATGAGTGTATGTTTTGAGTTTTATAAAGAGTTTAACAGATAAATACTGTcactataaaatattttacatcatcaatacatcataactaatcaattcttttattttaaaataagttaaaataaaagtcaaatattttaAACTAATAACGATTGTGACTAACTAACAGTCTAAAATTTATTTACATCGTTGgtgtattttcattaaaaaaaattataaatttaaaattttgtatcAATATTAATTTTGATTATGAAATTTTTAAGAATCATAATTACTTTCATAAATATTCATTGTAAACAATATCTTATTTCAAACAAAACATATTATTAGATtttgtaaaataattaaaatactaaaacatAATGatgtatttatttaaataattattttaaaaataatagttaaaagTTGGGGTTGTCGGTATACACCAGTTACATGGTGATTATGGTGGTCAGAGAGTGGTAGTTGGCGATTGTGAGAGTAGTAGTAGATGTTAGTCATCAGAAATAGCCTACGTGATAATCAGTGGCGGATAACGACAATGATAAAGTGGTTATTGGTGATAGTGATCAATGGTAGTAAGAGTGGTGGTCGACGATGATCGGAGTGGTGGTTGATAGTGAACAAGGCGGTGGTTGATGGTGATCATTATGGTGACCGATACTGGATAAATTAGCGATCTAAAATGAATGAAGTAATGAATGACGGTGGTAATAGCAATAGTCAATGTAGTCAAATTAGAGATCTTATGCAGATGAAGTGATAATTGAATGTGACTATAGTGTGGTTGGTGTTGGTTAAAATATTGGTTAATAGTAGTTAGAGTGTTAACTAATAGTAATCATAATGAAGGAATAGATGGTGATCATTAGTACTAACTTTGTAGtattaaaataatagcataaatcataataAATAGTCAACTTAACACCATTTTCGTTAAATGAATTTGGATTTTAAGAttgacttttaaaataaaaaaagtcaaCCATTCCGAACGTAtccttatttttttcattttaatgattttttaaaatcaagaaaaaaaacttaattcAACACTACATATGATGACGAAATCATGCTTTTCACTAAAGGAATTTGTCTTCTTTGGATGCAATTGCTACTCTACGAACACTATGTTGAATGCTCAGGTCAGGTTTGTAATACGTCCAAGTCGATTATGTATGCTAGTTCAATGTCAGCTATCAGTCACGATATGTTGGAAAATATAATTAGTTTCTCTATGGGAGAGGCTAGAAATCTAGCTCGGTTTCAAGACTGTATCAAGCTTAGGAAGTCTACTTGTTCCTCCATTAGTTCTTTAACTTCTTTGTTAGAAAATCTTACCTCCAAGAGGGAGAATTCTTTGATACATgactttataatttttaaaaattttcaaagTTAAATCGCATGCTCCCAAAGTGCACATCTTGAAGGAAGGGTTAAGGTGGTACTCCCCTTCAGACGTCTTGTGGGGGAGTTTTTAGGAACCATTCAAGTAAGCATTTGGGAAGTTTTTCTTGGTTTGGATAATGCTCTTTTTGTAGGGCTTATGGGAGTGATTCTAGCCATAGAACATGCTATTAATCATCACTGGGAGAGATATTGGTTGGAGTCTGATTCTAAGTTAGTTGTGCTTGCGTTCAGTAAACCATTTGTGGTGCCTTTGAGGTTAAGAAATAGATGGAACTACTGTATTCGGATGTTGCAACAGGTTCATTTTTTGGCAACTCGTATTTTCAGAGAAGGTAATCATTGTGCATATAAGTTGGCAAATTTAGATTTGTTATACATGGTGGAATGATATACATACCAATGTAGTTGTGGATTTCAATAGAAACAAAATAGCTCTTCCTAATTTTAGTGTTTGTTTGGTTTGAGGTTTTGGCTCTAGTCCCCCTCATTTTTGTACCTAGTCTTtttactttttttcatttttcatatatatttttaaattagttacttcctccatttctttttaagtgtcactttttagaatttttttttaatcttttttaagtgtcatttcaaaatttaaaatattgttGGTTGTAGTTTTGTcaaaattattctaattatttattacagagaaagaatttaaataaattaataaaaaattaagggTAATATAGTCAAAAAAATAACTATTGCTTAAAAAGTAAGAATTTTATTAGCTATCTTGGTATttgtaaaaacaaacaaaaattacacTGAAGAAGGAACAAAGggagttttatatatatatatatatatatatatatatatatatatatatatatatatatatatatatatatatatatatatatatatatagagagagagagagagagagagagaggagggatcaaattacacccgaagagttacaccacgagttacactcgttcaataactacatctcaaaataatattttttaaattcaaccgttggattgaaacataatatcatatagatcattcctataaagtttgagcttaatctataatgatttactatgtcatagaataacatcaaaattaacgttatatgaaagctcattttgacgttaatctttggatatcttgatgatatagtaaatcattatagattaaactcaaactttataggtatgatctatatgatattatgtttcaatccaacggttgaatttaaaaaatattatttcgagatgtagttattgaacgagtgtaactcgtggtgtaactcttcgggtgtaatttgatccctcctcatatatatatatatatatatatatatatatatatatatatatatatatatatatatatatatatatatatatatatatatatatatatatatatatatatatatatattaataactttttttacattaatgcaaaaatataaataaatgtttatgtCAGAGATTGAACTGTGGACTAACATGTTATATTCATTTAACTCAACTAACACATATCGTTAAGCTACTCCATTCACCCCAAATTAGTTTAATTTACggaaaatactaataaataaatgAGTAAAGTTTTAGGCGACTAAAGGCCACACAACATTATGCAAATGACACAGTATTAATAGGTGAAGACTCGTGGAAAAATTTGTGGAGTTTTAAGACGATTCTAAGAAGTTTTGAGTTTGTCTTAGGCCTGAAAGGTAATATTTCAAAATCATTGTATGAGATTAATCCTGGTGACCGCTTTTTGGAGGAAGCATTAACTTTCCTTTTCTGTAGCGTTGACACTATGCCCTTTCAATTTTGTGGCTTACTTGTTGATGAAAATCTACGTGGTTGTGCTACTTGGAAACTGGTGGCGAGTGTTATGACGAAGAAGCTTTCCTCTTGAAATGATATAAATCTCTCGATCGGAGGTAGAGTAACTCTCATCAACTGAGTTTTAAGTAGTTTCCCtctctatttcttttctttttccgagcttaaaaaaatatactaaaggatttgaaaagaatacaaagaaacttttcatggGGAGGTTGTTTCGACTCATACAAGATGTGTTGGGTTCGTTGGAATAAAATTTGCTTACAAAAGATTAATGGTGATTTATGTGTGAAAGATTTGgagcttttttaatttttttcttttgagtAAATGGAAATGGAGATTTATTACTAATCACGTCGCTTTTTGGTTTACTTAATACAATTTAAATATGGTTCGTTACCTCTTAAAGTCCTCAATTGTAACAATCATGTTATCAAAAGAAGTGACTCAATATGATGCAAGGACATTCTTCTTGTAGGTACAACATAACTAAAAGAAAAGGTGTGGTTATCCAATATTATAAGTTGTAATTTATGCAGTGGCACATATATAGATTTCTGGAATGATAGGTGGTTGGGCGAAGAGCCTTTCATCAATCTACTCTCGGTCATTTTCATGGACAGAGCTGGTAACTTCACAATAATAGTAAAATACAATTCTTGTAAAAATGACAAGTGTTGTTGGAACGTAACCAATTTGGATAACAGACATATGCGGCTGAACAAGAATTAACAGAGTTGAAATCAATTATTGAAGGAGTATTATCATTGTAGAATGTCAAAGACTCTTAGAGTTGGATCCCTGATAGAGTGACATGTTTTAGTGTTAAATCTTGTTATGATGTGCTGCTCGATTCTTTAAACTTCATGtcattatatattatttagaaGCAGATTATCATAAAGCTCTGAAAATTAGTGACCCATCTAATATCAATGTCTTTGGGTGGAAAGTCATATTAGATAAACATCCAACAAAACTATAATTATGGAATAAGGGAGTAATTGCAGACATtctttgtgagattttggatcaaaatctaGTATCTCGACAGGGATAGCTTCTTGGTTCAACAGAGTTTAAGCATGTAGTCAAAGTCTGTTCACATGCTGATGTCGAAGTcctgcatgttgtagtcgaaatATGTTCTAGCATACAGTAGTCGATAATGTTAGGTTTGTTAGCATGTTGAATTAGGCATGTTTGTTTAGCCCAGTTTTTTAAGTTAGCTTAGTATTCTATAAATAGACTAATTATCTCAAGTTGTTGAGAGAGATTGGttgttgttattcacttgtaatctTTGAACCATTATTGAGTAAGTGAATAGTAAAACACTTATAACCAATCCTGATTTTGTTCTTCTCTCTTTCGTAAAAACCTAATGGGGTTTCTTGTTTAtgttcaagaaactcaatctttCTCATAGTTTTGGTTTGTTCTTGATGACACTCCGTTACAACATTTTTGATAATGCATGCACATTATGTGGAAATCAAAGTAAAAAGCTCACACCTTGTTTTCTCATGTGACTAAACTAAAATCATTTGGAAGGAAATTTAATATTGGACGAGTATTCTTGTTGAAGAGAACATAACAAATGCATATCATTGTCTATAACACTCTCAAAATTTGAAggagaaaatacacaaaaatgTAGTCTTTCAATATGACTAGCAATAACTTGAAATATTTGGTTACTAAAGAATGCCATGATATTTATAGGAATTACAATAGATTTTTCGGGACATAAATTCAAAATCCAAGTTATGTCATAGAGTTGGTTGATCAGCAAGAGGAAGTTTACATATTAATCTTGTCTTTAAGTATCAAGTACCCCTTGTACTTCTTTAAGGaagtttatatattaatattgctTAGATACTATAACATTTTTGTATTATTCTAAGGATCAAGTACCCCTTGTACTCCTTTAAATAACAATCTTTGCTTATAAAAGAAACAGGGATCCAAATAAAAATTCAAAGGTCATAAACAAAAAACAAAGATAAAAATGGACCAAACTAAAAACCTCAATCACTAGGCGGACAAGAAAAAACTTGAAACAAGGACCATCTCAAGAGAGGAAAGGTTAATCTCAGACAAACGAAACCACTATCAACAGAAAAGCATCTTCTAAGGGTACCACCAAAAACTCACTCTCGCAAGGTCAATGAAACTCCTTATTTATAGACTCAGACAAATAATAGGATTCTAAGTCCAAACGGAGAAAACACAAGATTTCCTCGTACACCGATTGAGATATAATTTCTGAGCCATGAATAAACTCTTATTTTTCACATCCTTCACACTGATAGTTAAACCTAGAAGAAAAAATGTTATCGTTTCGAGATTTACAAACATACCAGACTCCCATGTGCCAAGTGATAGACAAATCACTCCTAAATCTATTACCCAACAATCTAAATAACAAGTAAATAGTATTTAGATCCCTAGAGAGGATGAAATCTCACCCCTACCATCTAAATTCTTATATTACACGGTTGCTACCACGTCACTAGTCATAAAGAAATGGATAACTGACTCTATGAAACCTTTACACATCAAACTCTCAAGATCCACTTAAACTCTACACTTAAAGAAACTATCTCTAGTTAGAACCTTTTCTTAAAGAAGTTGCTAGAAAAAGACAACCACTTTAAATAGGGGGTCAAATAAGAGGAAGAGCTAAAATCATTGGAGTAGGCAAAAGAATATTTAACATATGTCTCAATAAGACCTAAGTACATAGAGGCAACAGAGAGTCATCCTTAAACTTACCCCACTACCACTTATTGGGAGTCAAAGACATAGTTAGAGAACATTTCTTGCCTATAGACAAAAAAGATTTCTTCCACTTCAAATCTCAAGTCAAATTCTCATCCACAACCACACCAATATGACCCAACAACCAATTCTATTAATCTTAGAGATACTAAAAAGCCTCAAAAACTAACACAAAATGGGTGGACCCAACCTGCAAATCCTTTCGAAAAGAGGTGAGAAGACTATATTTCAATTTCTTACTTAAACTAGACACAAAACAATTTGAGGACTCTTCAAGTTTAAAACTTAGGAGAAAAACTCATTTTCACTGTAACATGATTTTTATTTACCTTAAGTATTACATGAGACTATGTTCTTCACTATTGGGTATTACCTTAGACTATGTATAAttagttgaattttttttatttagacaaTATTAAGTTTTTTTAGAAATGAATTTATTCTAACTTGAaattataatttgtaattttttatatcaaacatgatttttatattaaaatttattgatcaacacttttttatataaaatatctaaaaagaaatttataattaattcacttttaaataaaaaaataattttacaaaatcaattaatttaaaaCCAAATTTTATCACAAAACTTATTTTATCTACGTAGTCTGACACCTTTTGCTGCGATTTTGATTGTGACAACAAATATCATATGAATTCCAAACACCTTCTACAGTATTTACAAATTGGAAACTACAAAAGTTGTGGTCTTTCAGTACTTATTATGGTGACAAATTCAATATCTTTACTTTCTTTATACATTTTTTCATAATTATACTTAAGTATCTTTGCAAGTAGATGATAGTACTTAATTCACACACAAATATGAAAGCTTAAGTATTTAATTTCAACAGTGTAAATATAGATCATGTGATGTAAGCTTAACTATCCAATCTATCTTGTTGATCGGACACATTTACGTCTTT
This window of the Vicia villosa cultivar HV-30 ecotype Madison, WI unplaced genomic scaffold, Vvil1.0 ctg.000029F_1_1_1, whole genome shotgun sequence genome carries:
- the LOC131622303 gene encoding probable indole-3-pyruvate monooxygenase YUCCA8, translating into MENFFRLSDPQDFISRRCIWVNGPVIIGAGPSGLATAACLREQGVPFIVLERADCIASLWQRRTYDRLKLHLPKQFCQLPNLPFPDDFPEYPSKKQFINYLETYANKFEINPQFNECVQSAKYDETSGLWRVKTNEVEYICRWLVVATGENAECVTPEIEGLSEFKGEVVHACDYKSGENFKGKKVLVVGCGNSGMELSLDLSNHHALPSMVVRSSVHVLPREIFGISTFELAVMMLKWLPLWIVDKLLLILTWFILGDMEKFGIKRPAMGPLELKNTEGKTPVLNIGTLDKIRSGDIKVVPGIKKFYKNGEVELVNGEIIDVDAVVLATGYRSNVPSWLQEGEFFTKNGYPKMPFPHGWKGNSGLYAVGFTKRGLSGASSDAVKIAQDIGNVWKHETKQKKQRNTACHRRCISQF